In a genomic window of Cerasicoccus sp. TK19100:
- a CDS encoding ParB/RepB/Spo0J family partition protein, which produces MAASKSRLGRGLGGIIAGGGAKKTATKKAATKAAPKAEPEAKPAPVVAGPYRDIPVSAIVPNPYQPRREMDPAHVQELANSISSEGLLQPIVVRPNKQKDQYELIAGERRWRAHQKLGLKTIAARVMDASDTSSAVISLIENLQREGLNPIEEALGYASLMKDFDLTQEAVSDRIGRPRASIANTLRLLALDREIQGYLAKGMLSTGHAKVLLGVEDPAQRIILARRAIESGMSVREIEKQVKRIKSESNLRKDNASTDDASDTVVRDLEKQLSSRLNTKVHLKHTAKKGRLIIEYYGNDDLQRILERTGLQ; this is translated from the coding sequence ATGGCAGCTTCGAAAAGCAGACTTGGCCGCGGCCTGGGCGGCATCATCGCCGGTGGCGGCGCAAAGAAAACGGCAACTAAAAAAGCCGCAACTAAAGCCGCGCCCAAGGCAGAACCCGAGGCCAAGCCAGCACCCGTGGTTGCCGGGCCATACCGCGACATCCCGGTCTCGGCCATCGTGCCCAACCCATACCAGCCGCGGCGCGAAATGGACCCCGCGCATGTTCAGGAGCTCGCTAATAGTATTTCCAGCGAAGGGCTGCTGCAGCCGATCGTGGTTCGCCCCAACAAGCAGAAGGACCAATATGAGCTGATCGCCGGCGAGCGCCGTTGGCGCGCCCACCAGAAGCTGGGGCTCAAAACCATCGCCGCCCGCGTGATGGACGCCAGCGATACGTCGTCGGCTGTGATTTCACTGATCGAAAACTTGCAGCGCGAGGGCCTGAATCCGATCGAAGAAGCTCTCGGCTATGCGAGCCTGATGAAGGATTTTGACCTGACACAGGAGGCGGTGTCTGACCGCATTGGTCGCCCGCGTGCCTCGATTGCCAACACTTTGCGTCTGCTAGCGCTGGATCGCGAAATCCAGGGTTACTTGGCCAAAGGCATGCTCAGCACCGGTCACGCCAAGGTGCTACTTGGCGTGGAAGACCCGGCCCAGCGCATCATTCTGGCCCGCCGCGCCATCGAGAGCGGCATGAGCGTTCGCGAGATCGAAAAGCAGGTGAAGCGCATCAAGTCCGAGAGCAATTTGCGCAAAGACAACGCCTCCACTGACGACGCCTCGGACACCGTTGTCCGCGATCTGGAGAAGCAGCTTTCCAGCCGCCTGAATACCAAAGTCCACCTGAAACACACCGCAAAGAAGGGGCGTTTGATCATCGAATATTATGGTAACGATGACCTGCAGCGCATCCTCGAACGCACGGGCTTGCAGTAG
- the secG gene encoding preprotein translocase subunit SecG — translation MSAIIFGLLTLLLILVSGYLILIILMQRASSAGMGSAMGGGAAESALGAGAGNVLTKGTIFGAAAFFILCFGLYLGLLAQAEETGPVNTLPTEIAAPDAQSTQNPSAPLVNLPEGMDWTAGSQALQNGNTTTVTSDQGTMIVTEDAIEVTPSTEATESAEQTADDAKAAAEEAAPAAESSETKAE, via the coding sequence ATGAGTGCAATCATTTTTGGCCTTCTCACCCTTTTGCTGATCCTCGTCAGCGGGTATCTTATCCTGATCATCCTGATGCAGCGTGCGAGCAGCGCGGGCATGGGCTCCGCCATGGGCGGAGGTGCCGCCGAGTCCGCCTTGGGCGCAGGCGCAGGCAATGTGCTGACCAAGGGCACCATCTTTGGAGCCGCAGCGTTTTTTATTCTTTGCTTTGGCCTGTATCTGGGCCTGTTGGCGCAAGCCGAGGAAACCGGCCCGGTCAACACCCTGCCGACTGAGATCGCTGCTCCGGATGCTCAATCGACACAGAATCCTTCGGCTCCGCTCGTCAATTTGCCAGAAGGCATGGACTGGACCGCTGGTTCGCAGGCGTTGCAAAATGGCAACACCACGACGGTGACCAGTGATCAGGGTACGATGATTGTTACCGAGGACGCCATTGAGGTGACTCCCTCCACTGAGGCCACTGAGAGCGCGGAACAAACGGCTGACGATGCCAAGGCCGCTGCTGAAGAAGCTGCACCGGCGGCTGAATCTTCCGAAACAAAAGCTGAGTAG
- the fmt gene encoding methionyl-tRNA formyltransferase gives MPNVVFFGSDPISLPLLNYLRERAPDGVTLVGVVSQPDRRKGRGKQLSPNEISAWALEHGIELLRPEKPGPELEDWLRERDVALALVMAYGHILKKSLLAVPPRGFVNFHASLLPAYRGASPIETAVASGESETGVSLMRIVPKMDAGAVCDVERVDVGPSDTGASMRGKLADACAPLIERNLPALLDGTTAFTEQDPEAVTYCRKLEKADGALDFNAKAPQLAARVNGLFPWPGCYFDHEGVRIKVQGGHAESGHGAPGEILCATVDGLVVACGEGALRIENLQRSGAKMLTAGDFLRGYPLEPGTFLESGELTKLVSKAPFPRKV, from the coding sequence ATGCCTAACGTCGTCTTTTTCGGTTCGGATCCGATATCGCTCCCGTTGTTAAATTACCTCCGCGAACGTGCGCCCGATGGGGTGACATTGGTTGGTGTGGTGAGTCAGCCGGACCGGCGGAAGGGGCGGGGCAAGCAGCTCTCGCCCAATGAAATCTCCGCCTGGGCGCTGGAGCACGGCATCGAGCTGCTGCGTCCGGAAAAGCCCGGGCCCGAGCTGGAGGACTGGCTGCGCGAGCGCGACGTAGCGCTGGCCTTGGTCATGGCCTACGGGCATATCTTGAAGAAGTCGCTCCTGGCCGTGCCGCCAAGGGGCTTTGTTAATTTCCACGCGTCGCTGCTGCCGGCTTATCGCGGTGCCTCGCCGATTGAAACCGCCGTCGCCAGTGGCGAGTCCGAGACCGGCGTTTCGCTAATGCGCATCGTGCCGAAAATGGACGCTGGCGCGGTCTGCGATGTGGAGCGCGTCGATGTCGGCCCGAGTGACACCGGGGCCTCCATGCGTGGCAAGCTGGCCGATGCCTGTGCACCGTTGATCGAGCGAAATTTGCCTGCTTTGCTCGATGGGACGACGGCGTTTACCGAGCAAGACCCTGAGGCTGTCACCTACTGTCGCAAGCTTGAGAAAGCCGACGGCGCGTTGGACTTCAATGCTAAGGCCCCACAGCTTGCCGCGCGGGTGAATGGGCTCTTTCCGTGGCCAGGCTGCTACTTCGACCATGAGGGCGTGCGGATCAAGGTGCAGGGTGGTCACGCCGAGAGCGGTCATGGCGCACCGGGTGAGATTTTATGCGCGACGGTGGATGGCCTCGTGGTCGCGTGCGGGGAGGGGGCCCTGCGCATCGAAAATTTGCAGCGGTCTGGGGCCAAAATGCTGACCGCTGGCGACTTTTTGCGGGGATATCCGCTGGAGCCGGGAACCTTTCTCGAAAGCGGCGAACTTACCAAATTAGTGTCAAAAGCGCCTTTTCCGCGCAAAGTCTGA
- a CDS encoding outer membrane lipoprotein-sorting protein, whose product MRLALITLTLVFLAPLAWSQKPGERAHGPKAVDPIDQEEGRKIIESFRNQRLRGDFIFTFQMVHQPARAKDVVYEGVLWGTWNEHGPLDRVVVWPKGQRDTNSREFIVQGGADPHVWTLQDGKPVEMSKEQQGEPFFPEMVYTPYDVVMPFAHWDLYEYVSSKRMARGRPAHFFVFYAPADVADLMPDLAAVELAIDASFNAPLSAKMLDTEGERLRTLDIGGFKEIDEQYIVKEIDLIDERSGDKTRFRVTGAALNLLLPESLFQPETLTKDPDISQVIFEPV is encoded by the coding sequence ATGCGATTGGCACTCATTACTTTGACGCTTGTTTTTTTGGCTCCGCTTGCTTGGAGCCAGAAGCCCGGTGAACGCGCTCACGGCCCGAAAGCCGTCGACCCGATTGACCAGGAGGAGGGGCGTAAGATTATCGAAAGTTTCCGCAACCAGCGTTTGCGCGGCGACTTCATTTTCACCTTCCAGATGGTGCATCAGCCGGCGCGTGCCAAGGATGTCGTTTACGAAGGCGTGCTGTGGGGCACATGGAATGAGCACGGACCGCTGGACCGTGTAGTGGTTTGGCCCAAGGGCCAGCGCGACACCAACTCACGTGAGTTCATCGTTCAGGGCGGTGCCGACCCGCATGTGTGGACGCTCCAAGATGGTAAGCCTGTCGAAATGAGCAAAGAGCAGCAGGGCGAACCGTTTTTCCCGGAAATGGTTTATACGCCATACGACGTCGTGATGCCGTTTGCGCATTGGGACCTCTACGAATACGTTTCCTCCAAGCGCATGGCGCGTGGTCGCCCAGCGCACTTTTTTGTCTTTTATGCTCCGGCCGATGTCGCCGACCTAATGCCAGACCTGGCTGCGGTGGAGCTCGCGATCGACGCCAGCTTCAACGCACCCTTGAGTGCCAAGATGCTCGACACTGAAGGCGAGCGCCTGCGCACGCTCGACATCGGCGGTTTCAAGGAGATCGATGAGCAATACATCGTCAAGGAGATCGACTTGATCGACGAGCGATCCGGCGACAAAACCCGTTTCCGTGTGACCGGTGCTGCACTCAATCTGCTCCTGCCCGAGTCTCTGTTTCAGCCGGAGACCTTGACGAAGGATCCGGACATTTCGCAGGTGATCTTTGAGCCGGTTTAA
- a CDS encoding MFS transporter, which translates to MGLADVIYRRLSGDENGAQANDITEEAAKHVPRNFLVQVIGSVATKTGDQLFSPRLLLTWLMASIGAPAAAISLIVPVRESLSLLPQITAAAMMRQHAIRKWFLVGGSVTQAASILLMITVALLFEGALAGWLLLALLALFSLGRVFQSITSKELTGKTLPKQRRGLAGGTASALAGGGALLVAAYFIFLDEDDVTVPTLCVILGIAAALWLLGAILFAQLKELPSEVDDDGNGFVNQLKSGLRELKQNRGFRSFIAVRTGLIGNALVLPMVVMIAFQESKGSAQSLGILMGGSGLAALLSSYIWGRLSDKSSRLVLIIVGYLGATLAGVSILIAQMNASTTRTVLVMLVFFALAVVHQGTRIGRKTYVIDLANADNRSTLVALANTLIGIALILLGGISGALSSLGYAWAIGFCALISLGGALLGHGLDDVQS; encoded by the coding sequence ATGGGCCTCGCCGACGTCATTTACCGCCGCTTGTCCGGCGATGAGAACGGCGCGCAGGCTAATGACATTACCGAGGAGGCAGCCAAACATGTGCCGCGCAATTTCCTCGTGCAAGTCATCGGCTCGGTGGCGACCAAAACCGGCGATCAGCTTTTCAGCCCGCGCCTACTCCTGACCTGGCTGATGGCCAGCATCGGTGCCCCGGCCGCGGCGATCTCGCTCATCGTGCCCGTGCGCGAATCCCTGTCCCTGCTCCCGCAAATCACGGCGGCGGCGATGATGCGCCAGCACGCGATTCGCAAGTGGTTTCTTGTCGGCGGCTCGGTCACGCAGGCAGCTAGCATTTTGCTAATGATCACGGTGGCGCTGCTGTTCGAGGGCGCACTCGCGGGCTGGTTGCTGCTGGCGCTGCTGGCGTTGTTCAGCCTCGGTCGCGTGTTCCAGTCGATCACCAGCAAGGAGCTGACCGGCAAGACGCTGCCCAAGCAAAGGCGCGGCCTCGCAGGCGGGACGGCCAGTGCGTTGGCGGGCGGCGGTGCCCTTCTGGTGGCGGCTTACTTTATCTTTCTCGACGAAGACGACGTCACGGTGCCGACCTTGTGCGTGATCCTTGGCATCGCGGCGGCCTTGTGGCTACTGGGGGCCATCCTGTTTGCTCAGTTGAAAGAGCTACCGAGCGAGGTCGATGACGACGGCAACGGCTTCGTAAACCAATTGAAAAGTGGCCTTCGTGAGCTCAAGCAAAACCGCGGCTTCCGCTCATTCATCGCGGTGCGCACTGGGCTGATTGGCAACGCCCTCGTGCTGCCGATGGTCGTGATGATCGCCTTTCAGGAGAGCAAGGGCAGCGCGCAAAGCCTAGGCATTCTGATGGGCGGTAGTGGGCTGGCCGCGCTGCTCAGCTCCTACATTTGGGGGCGTCTTTCGGACAAATCCAGCCGTCTGGTGTTGATCATCGTCGGCTATCTGGGCGCGACGCTGGCGGGCGTTTCCATCTTAATCGCCCAAATGAACGCCTCAACCACGCGCACAGTGCTGGTGATGCTGGTTTTCTTCGCGCTGGCCGTCGTCCACCAAGGGACGCGGATCGGCCGCAAAACTTATGTGATCGACCTCGCCAATGCCGACAACCGCAGCACCCTGGTAGCTCTGGCCAACACGCTGATCGGCATCGCACTGATTCTACTCGGTGGGATCAGCGGTGCCCTTTCCTCGCTCGGCTACGCGTGGGCAATCGGCTTCTGCGCGCTGATCTCACTCGGCGGTGCTTTGCTCGGCCACGGCCTGGATGACGTCCAGAGCTAG
- a CDS encoding LysM peptidoglycan-binding domain-containing protein: MYRFLFVFLALSWPVFATAQNNAFARMSQDVQLMQEQIGQLRLQVEQMQRQQDQMLKNYEALLKRQDAVTTSLNTFVAQTETKLSALPEREAAAKREILAEVSKQIEVLAKQTDAGFKALAEAMNATPNVNVQTNFSEDYPTTGYSHVVKGGETISGIAKKYGSSIKDIMNANRIARAQDLKAGETIFVPVNE, translated from the coding sequence ATGTATCGATTTCTTTTCGTTTTTCTGGCCCTGAGTTGGCCGGTTTTCGCCACTGCGCAAAATAACGCCTTTGCGCGGATGTCGCAGGATGTCCAGCTAATGCAGGAGCAGATCGGCCAACTGCGTCTGCAAGTCGAGCAAATGCAGCGCCAGCAGGACCAGATGCTAAAAAACTATGAGGCGCTGCTGAAGCGGCAGGATGCCGTTACCACGAGCTTGAACACCTTCGTCGCGCAGACGGAGACCAAGCTCAGCGCCTTGCCCGAGCGCGAAGCCGCCGCCAAGCGTGAGATCCTGGCCGAGGTTTCCAAACAGATCGAAGTACTTGCCAAGCAGACCGACGCCGGCTTCAAGGCGCTGGCCGAGGCCATGAACGCCACGCCAAACGTCAATGTGCAGACTAATTTTTCCGAAGACTACCCGACCACGGGCTATTCCCACGTCGTCAAGGGCGGCGAGACGATCTCCGGCATCGCCAAGAAATACGGCTCGTCGATCAAGGACATCATGAACGCCAACCGCATTGCGCGCGCGCAAGATCTCAAGGCTGGCGAGACAATTTTCGTCCCCGTAAACGAGTGA